In one window of Cellulophaga sp. HaHa_2_95 DNA:
- a CDS encoding DUF4870 domain-containing protein — translation MQKENKQLLVITHLSQLLDVVTGFIVPLIIWLTQKDTVVNMDENGKAIMNFRISMFLYFIICIPMILLFGLGLLGFLVLGILTFVFPIVNAIRVSNDEQPYYPMSIKFL, via the coding sequence ATGCAAAAAGAAAACAAACAGTTATTAGTCATTACCCATTTGAGTCAGTTATTAGATGTTGTTACAGGTTTTATAGTACCTTTAATTATATGGTTAACCCAAAAAGATACTGTAGTTAACATGGATGAAAATGGAAAGGCAATTATGAATTTTAGAATAAGTATGTTTCTCTATTTTATAATTTGTATTCCTATGATATTATTATTTGGCTTAGGGCTATTAGGGTTTTTAGTATTAGGTATTCTAACATTTGTATTTCCTATTGTAAATGCTATAAGAGTTAGTAATGATGAACAGCCTTATTACCCTATGAGTATCAAATTTTTATAA
- a CDS encoding glycoside hydrolase: protein MKKMSPQIPFFAILLALASCSTNDSDVNVEKEDAIEAVVIEEQQSEETQGDVRKGGPFFNANQNPLPNGKKWVKVEAMSDEFNDSSFNANKWKNTDPNRWIGRPPGLFTESTVSEKNGNLRLTCKKLPSPRVVNGKTFTHEGSNITSHTAGQVGYYFEARMKANKTFMSSTFWLINNANDTNGCDKRTIELDIQECVGQIVGTANFAQNFNRTIHSNTHSRNTTCATTPTGSVGGNKELYNKVYESYHVYAAWWKSKTEIVFYLDGNKVYSITPKADFDLPLYLKLVTETYDWNPVPSDGGMKGTWGERTTFYDWVRTYKLENL, encoded by the coding sequence ATGAAAAAAATGAGTCCCCAAATTCCTTTTTTTGCAATCCTATTAGCGCTGGCAAGTTGTAGCACTAATGATAGCGATGTAAATGTAGAAAAAGAAGATGCGATTGAAGCTGTTGTTATCGAAGAACAGCAATCCGAAGAAACTCAAGGAGATGTACGGAAAGGTGGTCCGTTTTTCAACGCAAATCAAAACCCATTACCTAATGGTAAGAAATGGGTAAAGGTAGAGGCTATGTCTGATGAATTCAATGACAGCTCTTTTAATGCCAACAAATGGAAAAATACCGATCCTAACCGATGGATAGGAAGACCTCCAGGACTTTTTACGGAAAGTACCGTATCTGAAAAAAATGGTAACCTTAGATTAACCTGTAAGAAGTTGCCTAGTCCTAGAGTAGTCAATGGAAAAACGTTTACACATGAAGGTTCTAACATAACTTCTCATACAGCAGGGCAGGTAGGTTATTATTTTGAAGCAAGAATGAAAGCAAATAAGACGTTTATGTCGTCTACATTTTGGTTAATTAACAATGCAAACGATACAAATGGCTGTGATAAAAGAACCATAGAATTAGACATTCAGGAATGTGTAGGTCAAATTGTTGGTACCGCAAATTTTGCACAAAACTTCAATAGAACCATACATTCTAATACGCATAGTAGAAATACAACTTGTGCAACAACACCAACAGGATCTGTAGGAGGCAATAAAGAATTATATAATAAAGTGTATGAGTCTTACCATGTTTACGCAGCCTGGTGGAAAAGTAAAACAGAAATTGTGTTTTATTTGGACGGAAATAAAGTGTATAGCATTACTCCTAAAGCCGATTTTGACTTGCCATTATATTTAAAATTGGTTACAGAAACGTATGATTGGAATCCTGTTCCTTCAGATGGCGGTATGAAAGGTACTTGGGGAGAGCGTACGACGTTCTATGACTGGGTACGTACTTATAAGTTAGAAAACCTATAA
- a CDS encoding S-adenosyl-l-methionine hydroxide adenosyltransferase family protein → MAIITLTTDFGYKDHFVGVIKGAVYSELADAKIVDISNEISPFNIPECAYILKNSYKSFPKGTIHIVGVDSEPTPENQHIAILVDGHYFITANNGVIGLITSEITPEKVVEINIPNPEHGSFPVLDVFVKVACHIARGGTLEVVGKLFNKLKDIREFAPRITENGNGIVGSVIYIDNFGNVITNIEKHTFEAYRKGRGFVLNARNKKITKIHNKYSDIINFDLEKDRRNGPGDLLALFNSSNYIELAIYKSDLNTVGGASTLLGLDYRDTITIDFT, encoded by the coding sequence ATGGCAATAATTACATTAACTACTGATTTCGGATATAAAGACCATTTTGTTGGCGTTATTAAAGGCGCTGTATATTCAGAATTAGCCGATGCTAAAATTGTTGACATCTCTAATGAAATAAGTCCGTTTAACATCCCCGAATGTGCTTACATATTAAAGAATTCTTATAAAAGTTTCCCTAAAGGAACCATACACATTGTGGGGGTAGATTCTGAGCCAACCCCTGAAAACCAACACATTGCCATATTAGTTGATGGCCATTATTTTATCACCGCGAACAATGGCGTCATAGGTTTAATAACTTCTGAAATAACACCAGAAAAAGTGGTAGAGATTAACATTCCTAATCCTGAACACGGATCATTTCCTGTATTAGATGTCTTTGTAAAAGTGGCATGCCATATTGCTCGTGGTGGCACCTTAGAAGTTGTTGGTAAATTATTTAATAAACTAAAAGATATTCGAGAATTTGCCCCTAGAATTACGGAAAATGGCAATGGTATTGTGGGTAGCGTAATTTATATTGACAATTTTGGCAATGTCATTACGAATATTGAAAAGCATACTTTTGAAGCGTATAGAAAAGGAAGAGGTTTTGTTTTAAACGCTCGAAATAAAAAAATTACTAAAATTCATAATAAGTATAGTGATATTATAAATTTCGATTTAGAGAAAGATAGACGCAATGGTCCTGGTGACCTCTTAGCGCTTTTTAATTCATCCAATTATATAGAATTAGCAATTTATAAGAGCGATTTAAATACAGTTGGAGGAGCTTCTACCCTACTGGGCTTAGATTATAGAGACACCATCACCATAGATTTTACATAA
- a CDS encoding PolC-type DNA polymerase III: MFQFFKKNKPELPQFWKDYELKFKDKMSENLEDKTFCVLDTETTGFDYSKDRILCIGAINLKQRRIEIKDGFEVFIVQQVYGKDAAPIHGILKNSLIPRLSELQALEQFLNYVGNSIIIAHHAIFDLNMINNALLRNGLPELKNTYLDTSHLYKKTIIKSNLITKKEHYTLDELADKFTISKKDRHTAMGDAYITAILFLKILNKLQESGKKVTLKDLLK, from the coding sequence ATGTTTCAATTTTTCAAAAAAAATAAGCCTGAGCTACCTCAATTCTGGAAAGACTACGAATTAAAGTTTAAAGATAAAATGTCTGAAAACTTAGAGGATAAAACTTTTTGTGTTTTAGATACTGAAACCACAGGTTTTGACTATTCTAAAGACAGAATCTTATGCATTGGTGCCATAAATTTAAAACAACGCCGTATTGAGATCAAAGATGGTTTTGAAGTATTTATAGTACAGCAGGTTTATGGTAAAGATGCAGCGCCTATTCACGGGATTCTTAAAAATAGCCTTATTCCTAGGCTATCAGAACTACAAGCCTTAGAACAGTTTCTGAATTATGTTGGAAATAGCATCATTATTGCGCACCACGCTATTTTTGACTTAAACATGATAAACAATGCGCTACTGAGAAATGGATTGCCAGAGCTTAAAAACACTTATCTAGATACGTCTCATCTGTATAAGAAAACGATCATAAAATCAAATCTCATTACGAAAAAGGAACACTATACTTTAGATGAGCTGGCGGACAAGTTTACCATTTCTAAAAAAGACAGGCATACTGCTATGGGAGATGCCTATATCACTGCAATCTTGTTTCTCAAAATTCTAAACAAACTTCAAGAAAGCGGAAAAAAAGTAACCCTTAAGGATCTTTTAAAATAA
- a CDS encoding phosphoribosylaminoimidazolesuccinocarboxamide synthase has product MNNTITDTNFNFPGQLNIYKGKVREVYTLENDIMVMIATDRLSAFDVVMPKGIPYKGQILNQIATKMMADTADIVPNWLLATPDPNVAIGHACEPFKVEMVIRGYMSGHAAREYKAGKRMLCGVALPEGLIENDKFPEPIITPATKAEMGDHDEDISREDILKKGIVSAEDYNILEQYTKALFQRGTEIAEKRGLILVDTKYEFGKTKDGKIVLIDEIHTPDSSRYFYSEGYKERQQKGESQKQLSKEFVRQWLISNDFQGLEGQKVPVMSDDYITTVSDRYIELYENIVGEQFHKADITAIQERIEANVLAYLNK; this is encoded by the coding sequence ATGAACAATACAATTACAGATACAAATTTTAACTTTCCAGGGCAGCTTAATATATATAAAGGAAAAGTAAGAGAGGTGTATACCTTAGAGAATGATATTATGGTGATGATAGCCACCGATAGACTTTCTGCTTTTGATGTGGTGATGCCTAAAGGTATTCCGTACAAAGGTCAAATTCTAAACCAGATTGCTACTAAAATGATGGCAGATACGGCTGATATTGTTCCTAATTGGTTGTTAGCAACGCCAGATCCTAATGTAGCCATTGGTCACGCTTGTGAGCCATTTAAAGTAGAAATGGTGATTCGTGGATATATGTCCGGACATGCAGCACGCGAATATAAAGCAGGGAAAAGAATGCTTTGCGGCGTAGCTTTACCAGAAGGCTTAATTGAGAACGATAAATTTCCAGAACCGATCATTACTCCTGCCACTAAAGCAGAAATGGGCGATCATGATGAAGATATCTCTAGAGAAGATATTTTGAAAAAAGGAATTGTATCCGCAGAAGATTATAACATTCTAGAGCAATATACCAAAGCACTTTTTCAACGAGGAACAGAAATAGCAGAAAAAAGAGGCTTAATTTTGGTAGATACTAAATACGAGTTTGGAAAAACAAAAGACGGTAAAATTGTATTGATAGATGAAATACATACACCAGATTCTTCGCGCTATTTTTATTCAGAAGGCTATAAAGAACGCCAACAAAAAGGGGAATCACAGAAACAACTTTCTAAAGAATTTGTGCGTCAGTGGTTAATCTCTAATGACTTTCAAGGATTAGAAGGGCAAAAAGTTCCTGTAATGAGTGATGATTATATCACCACAGTATCGGACAGATATATTGAACTCTATGAAAATATTGTAGGAGAACAATTTCATAAAGCAGACATTACCGCAATTCAAGAACGTATTGAAGCCAATGTTTTAGCCTATTTAAACAAGTAA
- the dnaN gene encoding DNA polymerase III subunit beta, with amino-acid sequence MKFIVSSTYLLKQLQVLGGVINNSNTLPILDNFLFDLKQNELIVSASDLETTMSSVLNVDSDNEGLIAVPAKLLLDILKTFPEQPLTFVVEDNNTVEISSNHGKYALAYADGAEFPKAVELANPSSTTIIGDILATAINKTIFAAGNDDLRPVMSGIFFQFSPESLTFVATDAHKLVKYQRTDIVASQVAEFIMPKKPLNLLKGILGGSESDVTIEYNESNAKFSFENTELICRLIDGKYPNYEAVIPKENPNVLSISRNQLLSSVRRVSIFSNKTTHQIRLKIAGAELNISAEDIDYSNKAEERLTCSYQGDDMQIGFNSRFLVEMLANLTSDDVSLEMSLPNRAGILTPVDGLDEGELVTMLVMPVMLNN; translated from the coding sequence ATGAAATTTATAGTATCTAGCACGTATTTACTTAAACAATTACAAGTTTTAGGTGGCGTAATCAACAACAGCAATACCCTACCAATTCTAGATAATTTTCTATTTGATTTAAAACAAAACGAATTAATTGTTTCTGCTTCAGATTTAGAAACTACCATGAGTTCTGTATTAAACGTAGATTCTGACAATGAAGGTTTAATTGCCGTGCCTGCAAAATTATTATTAGATATATTAAAAACCTTTCCAGAGCAACCCTTAACTTTTGTTGTGGAAGACAACAATACGGTTGAGATTAGTTCTAATCATGGTAAATATGCTTTAGCCTATGCAGATGGTGCTGAGTTTCCTAAAGCAGTAGAATTGGCTAACCCTAGTTCTACGACAATCATAGGAGATATTTTAGCAACAGCTATTAACAAAACAATTTTTGCGGCCGGAAATGATGATTTAAGACCTGTAATGAGCGGTATCTTTTTTCAGTTTTCTCCAGAAAGCTTAACGTTTGTGGCTACAGATGCTCATAAATTAGTAAAATACCAAAGAACAGATATTGTAGCATCTCAGGTTGCTGAATTTATCATGCCTAAAAAACCTTTAAATCTTTTAAAAGGAATTTTAGGAGGTAGTGAGTCTGATGTTACTATAGAGTACAATGAAAGCAATGCTAAATTTAGTTTTGAGAATACAGAACTTATCTGTCGTTTAATTGATGGTAAGTACCCCAACTACGAAGCGGTGATTCCTAAGGAGAACCCTAATGTGTTGTCTATTTCAAGAAATCAATTATTGAGCTCTGTTCGTAGAGTTTCTATATTCTCAAATAAAACTACGCACCAAATCCGTTTAAAGATTGCTGGTGCAGAACTTAATATTTCTGCTGAAGATATTGATTACAGTAATAAAGCAGAAGAGCGTTTAACATGCTCCTACCAAGGTGATGATATGCAAATTGGTTTTAACTCAAGATTTTTAGTTGAAATGCTAGCGAACTTAACTTCTGATGATGTTTCATTAGAAATGAGTTTACCTAATAGAGCTGGTATTTTAACTCCTGTAGATGGTTTGGATGAAGGAGAATTGGTAACAATGCTTGTTATGCCGGTAATGCTTAATAATTAA
- the mnmE gene encoding tRNA uridine-5-carboxymethylaminomethyl(34) synthesis GTPase MnmE, with protein sequence MIQQDTIVALATPSGAGAIAIIRLSGIDAITIASNHFVSRKGKKLVHQKTHTIVLGHIVDGNRVLDEVLVSIFKGPNSYTGENIVEISCHGSTYIQQEIIQLFLRNGCRTADAGEFTLRAFLNGKIDLSQAEAVADVIASDNAASHQIAIQQMRGGFSNEIKELRAELMNFASLIELELDFSEEDVEFANRDQFQDLINRITLVLKRLIDSFAVGNVIKNGIPVAIVGEPNVGKSTLLNVLLNEDRAIVSDIAGTTRDTIEDEISIDGIGFRFIDTAGIRETQDVVEGIGIKKTFEKIKQAQVVLYLVDGSIMTGTKEITLLKIEIEKIKNQFPQKSILLLFNKADKIAPDTTALIISEMKAMAAQLKTIFIAAKTGEGVEDLKGELLGLINTGALRNNETIVTNSRHYNSLLKALEEIQKVQYGMDAGFSGDLLAIDIRQALFHFGEITGEISSDDLLGNIFANFCIGK encoded by the coding sequence ATGATACAACAGGATACTATAGTAGCACTTGCCACACCTTCTGGCGCAGGAGCCATTGCCATCATTCGCCTTTCTGGTATAGATGCTATTACCATTGCCTCTAACCATTTTGTATCTAGAAAAGGTAAAAAATTAGTTCACCAGAAAACGCATACCATCGTATTAGGGCATATTGTAGATGGCAATCGTGTTTTAGATGAAGTATTGGTTTCTATATTTAAAGGTCCTAATTCATATACAGGAGAAAACATCGTAGAAATATCTTGTCATGGATCTACGTATATACAACAGGAAATCATCCAATTATTTCTTAGAAATGGATGTAGAACGGCAGACGCGGGAGAGTTTACTTTACGTGCCTTTTTAAATGGGAAAATAGATTTAAGTCAGGCAGAAGCTGTAGCCGATGTTATCGCTTCCGATAATGCGGCTAGCCATCAAATTGCTATTCAGCAAATGCGTGGCGGATTTAGTAATGAAATAAAAGAACTTCGAGCAGAATTAATGAATTTTGCTTCTTTAATAGAATTGGAGCTAGATTTTTCTGAAGAAGATGTGGAATTCGCTAATAGAGATCAATTTCAAGATCTTATCAATAGAATTACCTTGGTTTTAAAACGGTTGATTGACTCTTTTGCCGTAGGAAATGTGATTAAAAATGGTATTCCAGTTGCTATCGTAGGAGAACCTAATGTAGGAAAATCTACTTTGTTGAATGTTCTTTTAAATGAAGACAGAGCCATTGTTTCAGATATTGCAGGTACCACGAGAGATACTATTGAAGACGAGATTTCTATTGATGGAATTGGATTTCGATTTATTGATACGGCCGGAATTCGTGAAACTCAAGATGTCGTTGAAGGAATCGGAATAAAGAAAACTTTTGAAAAAATTAAGCAAGCCCAGGTGGTCTTATACCTGGTAGATGGTTCTATTATGACGGGCACCAAAGAAATTACGCTGTTAAAAATAGAAATTGAAAAAATTAAGAATCAGTTTCCTCAAAAATCGATTCTGTTATTATTCAATAAAGCGGATAAAATAGCTCCTGACACCACGGCACTTATTATTTCAGAAATGAAGGCGATGGCTGCGCAGCTAAAAACTATATTTATTGCAGCAAAAACAGGGGAAGGCGTAGAAGATTTAAAAGGAGAACTATTAGGACTTATCAATACAGGAGCGCTGAGAAACAACGAAACGATAGTGACCAACTCCAGACATTACAATTCCCTTTTAAAAGCTTTAGAAGAGATTCAAAAGGTACAATATGGAATGGATGCTGGTTTTTCTGGAGATTTATTAGCCATAGATATTCGTCAAGCTTTATTTCATTTTGGTGAAATCACCGGTGAAATATCAAGTGATGATCTTCTAGGTAATATTTTCGCGAACTTTTGTATTGGAAAGTAA
- a CDS encoding PhoH family protein has translation MKELLIELTEISPRDFFGQQNENIDAIKKYFPKLKIVARGSKIRVYGDDELLEEFDRRFKMLTEHYVKYNKLDENSIERLLMSTPKDDLSSSESSGEVIVHGVSGRLIKAQTVNQRKLVDAVRKTDMVFAIGPAGTGKTYTGVALAVKALKDKKVKRIILTRPAVEAGENLGFLPGDLKEKLDPYMQPLYDALRDMITPEKLALYIENGTIQIAPLAFMRGRTLDHAFVILDEGQNTTHAQMKMFLTRMGKNAQFLITGDPGQIDLPRRTVSGLKEALLVLQNVEGISIIHLDDKDVIRHKLVKKVIEAYKGLEHQN, from the coding sequence TTGAAAGAACTATTAATTGAACTCACAGAAATTAGTCCTAGAGATTTTTTTGGACAGCAAAATGAAAATATAGACGCAATAAAAAAGTATTTTCCAAAGCTAAAAATTGTAGCAAGAGGAAGTAAAATACGAGTCTATGGCGATGATGAACTATTAGAAGAGTTCGACAGGCGTTTTAAGATGCTTACAGAGCACTACGTTAAGTATAATAAACTTGATGAGAATAGTATTGAACGTTTACTAATGAGTACTCCTAAAGATGACTTATCCTCTTCTGAAAGTAGTGGGGAAGTAATTGTTCATGGGGTAAGTGGGCGTCTGATAAAAGCACAAACCGTCAATCAACGTAAATTGGTAGATGCTGTTCGTAAAACAGATATGGTTTTTGCTATAGGACCTGCAGGTACCGGAAAAACATATACTGGAGTAGCACTCGCCGTAAAAGCATTAAAAGATAAAAAGGTGAAACGGATCATATTAACGCGTCCGGCAGTAGAAGCAGGAGAAAATCTAGGCTTTTTACCAGGAGATTTAAAAGAAAAGTTAGATCCGTATATGCAACCGCTCTATGATGCACTGCGAGATATGATTACTCCGGAAAAACTAGCCTTGTACATAGAAAATGGTACCATACAAATTGCTCCATTGGCTTTTATGCGTGGTAGAACGTTAGACCATGCTTTTGTTATTTTAGATGAAGGCCAAAATACAACACACGCACAGATGAAAATGTTCTTAACAAGAATGGGTAAAAACGCACAGTTTCTAATTACAGGAGATCCCGGTCAAATAGATTTGCCGAGAAGAACCGTTTCTGGACTTAAAGAGGCCTTGTTAGTCTTACAAAATGTAGAAGGAATTTCAATTATACATTTAGATGACAAAGATGTTATTCGCCATAAATTGGTTAAAAAAGTTATCGAAGCATATAAAGGATTAGAACACCAAAATTAA
- a CDS encoding DUF294 nucleotidyltransferase-like domain-containing protein, which yields MKNTISQRVADFLKNFPPFNGLKDDDLQHLSEQITIIYQEKDSIIFTEKELGHDHFYVIHKGAVSLSRKTNDTIVDMCDEGDIFGLRPLMANENYELEAKAHEESILYAIPIAIFKPLALHNTAVGNFLIESFASNTRNPYSKNHRGKLYSDSIESDKNTSELPLVDLQPVHYSKKIISCGPRTTVKKAAEIMTAKRVGAIVIVKDFLPIGIITDKDLRNKIVTGDYPITTAVSKIMTAPVITYPKNLTITQAQMAMMKSNISHLCLTKDGTVDTKLVGILSKHDIMVALGNNPAVLIKAIKRAKKVKHLKPVRKSIMGLLQGYLASNIPMTLITKIISELNDACLKQVIKISLEKMETKPPVKFAWLTLGSQGRSEQMLHTDQDNALIFEDVSEEMLPKTTTYFLAFSTLVTKGLNEIGYEYCPAEMMASNPQWCLSFSEWKKTTSHWIINPGVDEVLLSSIFFDYNRVYGEVSLVAGLSEHIFYTVKKYPIFFVHLAKGALQNPSPTGFFRKFLVEQDGAHKDTFDVKSRALRPLTDAARVLILSHAIKSINNTAERFEKLAELEPNNKEIYMACSYASKALLKFRTKQGLANNDSGRYIALNNLSKEEKIKLKRTFKTIKEIQELVTLRFQLKSM from the coding sequence ATGAAAAATACCATATCACAACGAGTTGCTGATTTCTTAAAAAACTTCCCTCCTTTTAATGGACTTAAAGATGACGATTTACAGCACTTATCAGAGCAGATAACGATCATATATCAGGAAAAAGACAGTATCATTTTTACGGAGAAAGAACTAGGTCATGATCACTTCTATGTGATACACAAAGGTGCTGTTTCCTTATCTAGAAAAACAAACGACACTATTGTGGACATGTGTGACGAGGGCGATATCTTTGGTCTACGCCCTTTGATGGCCAATGAAAATTATGAGTTAGAGGCTAAAGCACATGAAGAAAGTATTCTTTATGCTATTCCCATCGCTATTTTTAAACCTTTGGCCTTACACAACACTGCGGTAGGTAATTTTCTAATTGAAAGTTTTGCTTCAAATACTAGAAACCCCTATTCTAAAAACCACCGAGGAAAACTATATAGCGATAGTATCGAATCTGATAAAAACACGTCTGAATTACCGCTTGTAGATTTACAACCGGTACATTACTCTAAAAAAATTATTTCTTGCGGACCACGTACTACGGTAAAAAAGGCTGCCGAAATTATGACCGCCAAGCGCGTTGGAGCTATTGTCATTGTAAAAGATTTTTTACCCATAGGAATTATTACCGATAAAGATTTACGGAATAAAATTGTTACGGGAGACTACCCTATTACAACGGCTGTAAGTAAAATAATGACTGCTCCTGTGATTACATACCCTAAAAACCTAACGATTACTCAGGCTCAAATGGCCATGATGAAAAGTAACATTAGTCATTTATGCCTAACGAAAGATGGTACGGTAGACACGAAATTAGTAGGTATCCTTTCTAAGCATGATATCATGGTGGCCTTAGGAAACAATCCTGCAGTATTGATTAAGGCCATCAAAAGAGCTAAAAAAGTAAAACATTTAAAACCGGTACGAAAAAGTATTATGGGTCTCTTACAGGGCTATTTAGCTTCTAATATTCCCATGACTTTAATCACCAAGATTATATCTGAATTAAATGATGCTTGCCTGAAGCAAGTGATTAAAATATCTTTAGAAAAAATGGAAACCAAGCCTCCTGTTAAATTTGCTTGGTTAACCTTAGGCAGTCAAGGACGTAGTGAGCAGATGCTACATACAGATCAAGACAATGCTTTGATTTTTGAAGATGTTTCTGAAGAAATGTTACCTAAAACCACTACATATTTTTTAGCTTTTTCTACTTTGGTTACCAAAGGATTAAATGAAATAGGCTATGAATACTGCCCTGCAGAAATGATGGCTTCAAATCCGCAATGGTGTTTAAGTTTTAGTGAATGGAAGAAAACAACCTCCCATTGGATTATAAACCCTGGCGTTGATGAAGTGCTACTTTCCTCTATCTTTTTTGATTATAACCGAGTGTATGGTGAAGTTAGTTTGGTTGCCGGACTCTCTGAACATATTTTTTATACGGTTAAAAAGTACCCTATATTCTTTGTTCACTTGGCAAAAGGAGCATTACAAAACCCTTCTCCTACAGGATTCTTTAGAAAATTTCTTGTAGAACAAGATGGGGCACACAAAGATACTTTTGATGTTAAAAGTAGAGCTTTGCGGCCATTAACCGATGCAGCACGTGTTCTTATATTATCTCATGCAATAAAATCTATAAACAATACCGCAGAGCGTTTTGAGAAGCTCGCAGAATTAGAGCCTAATAATAAAGAAATTTATATGGCCTGTTCTTATGCCTCTAAAGCTTTATTAAAATTTAGAACCAAGCAAGGTTTGGCGAACAATGATTCTGGGCGTTATATCGCATTAAATAACTTGAGTAAAGAAGAAAAGATAAAACTGAAGCGCACTTTTAAAACTATCAAAGAAATTCAAGAGCTTGTAACCTTGAGATTTCAATTAAAATCCATGTAA
- a CDS encoding methyltransferase — MNTAIKISKPEPIVIQTPLELFHRATDIKRTIKTLESGNPVLITAFYSNGLVLLKELKHYLQKKFPNDSFQEQRKFRATYQKLSNLILVEIVAHKLTIKKAPSIGWLVKLYPEISDFLLPLPQVQGLNSAWQWYENGISVPVLRNKMHPYYGVYFPTRFDHLLLFDQWLKRYDGAKKSAIDIGIGSGILSLQMIKYGFQNVFGTDTNPNAIVGLTEFMGVTKLSRKITLDQGSLFGKFEKQTELIVFNPPWLPQAHNLGRIDEAIYYPKNLFSDFFTAAKKQLLPQGRLVVLFSNLGQITAATKEHPVEMELTNGGRFQLEKCYKKSVKVASDKTKRTQHWRTLEEVELWVLTHI, encoded by the coding sequence ATGAACACAGCTATAAAGATTAGCAAGCCAGAGCCTATTGTAATACAAACACCATTAGAATTATTTCATAGAGCAACGGATATAAAGCGCACAATTAAAACGCTAGAATCAGGTAATCCTGTGCTTATAACAGCTTTTTATAGCAATGGACTCGTTCTTTTAAAAGAATTGAAACATTATCTTCAAAAAAAGTTTCCTAATGATTCTTTCCAAGAACAACGCAAATTTCGTGCTACATACCAAAAACTATCTAATCTAATTCTAGTAGAAATTGTCGCTCATAAATTGACGATAAAAAAAGCACCGTCTATTGGCTGGTTAGTAAAGTTATATCCAGAAATAAGCGATTTTCTATTACCTTTGCCTCAAGTACAAGGATTAAATAGTGCTTGGCAATGGTATGAAAACGGCATTTCGGTTCCTGTATTGAGAAATAAAATGCATCCGTATTACGGCGTTTATTTTCCAACGCGTTTTGATCATTTATTACTTTTTGATCAGTGGTTAAAACGCTATGATGGCGCTAAAAAATCTGCGATAGATATTGGAATAGGCAGTGGTATACTATCGCTTCAAATGATTAAGTATGGTTTTCAAAATGTTTTCGGAACGGATACCAATCCTAATGCAATTGTTGGGTTAACAGAGTTTATGGGCGTTACAAAATTGTCTAGAAAAATAACGTTAGACCAGGGTTCATTATTTGGAAAATTTGAAAAACAGACAGAACTTATTGTTTTTAATCCACCTTGGTTGCCGCAAGCACATAATTTAGGCCGCATTGATGAAGCTATTTATTACCCTAAAAATCTGTTCTCAGACTTTTTTACAGCAGCAAAAAAACAGCTATTACCCCAAGGTAGGCTAGTGGTCTTATTTTCAAACTTAGGACAAATAACAGCAGCAACAAAAGAGCATCCTGTAGAAATGGAACTGACAAATGGTGGAAGGTTTCAATTGGAGAAGTGTTATAAAAAATCAGTAAAAGTAGCCTCAGATAAAACAAAGAGAACGCAACATTGGCGCACGTTAGAGGAAGTAGAATTATGGGTGTTAACCCATATATAA